The DNA region TATTAGTTTGTTTATTATGCGTAAATTGGGTGATGTTTAAGGTAAAAAGATGAGAAAAGTTTTTTTTATTTTTTTTTATTTTTTTTTATTGATTGATCTAGATGCAAATGCCATTAATGAAAAAACAAAAACTTTAGAAGAAAATAAGCGCATACAAGAGCAATTAAATAAAAAACTTGAAGATTTAGCTAATGATATATTAAATGGTGAAAAAGATTTAAAAGATTTAAGCTCACAAATAGAAAGTTTAAATTTTCAAACTTCTAAACTTGAAGCTAATGTTAAAACTCAAAATCAAGAATTAAATACTTTAGCTAGTCAAAATCAAGATTTATTAAAAAGTAAATCTAATATGGAAGGTAAGCTTATAGCATTAATGGCTAAGGATTTTGTTTATGATTTACCTATTCCTCAAGGCTATATTGAGAGTGAAGAAAGTTTCATGGCTTTTGAAATATTAGAAATTTTAAACAAGATTTTAAATGAAGAAATTTTTAAGATTTCTAAAGATTATGAGGGAGTAAGCAAACTTATTGATGATAAACAAGCTCAAATTAAAAAAATTAATGATAGTCTTAAAAACTATCATACACAATTAGCCAAATTACATAATTTAAAACAAAAACAACTCAGTCAAATTAATAAGCAAAAGACTGATCGTGCTATATATGCAAAAAAACTTGAAGATTTGCAAGCTCAGCAAGAAGAATTAAGACAAACTTTAAATGAATTAAAAATTATTAATGATGAAAAAAATAAAAATTCAAATAAGCAAGATATTAAAATAGCAAAAAATAATACTCAAATTAGGCAATTAGGTTCAAGTTATCAAGGCAGTTCAGTTAAACGTTATACAGGAAAAAAAACTATAGCACCTCTAGATTCTTTTGTTGTAAAACAAAAATTTGGAAATTATGTTGATCCCGTTTATAATATTAAAATTTTTAATGAAAATGTAGTTTTAAGAAGTAATAAAAGTGATGCTATTGTTAAAAATGTATTGGATGGAAAAATAGTCTTTGCTAAAGATACAAGCATGCTAGCCCGTGTTGTTATTGTAGAACATGATAATGGTATACATACTATATATGCGCATTTAAATAAGATTGCACCTAATATTAAAGTGGGAAAAAATATAAAAAAAGGTGCTGTAGTAGGTAGAATTAAAAACGATCTTACTTTTGAGGTTACTCAAAAAAATTTTCACATTAATCCTTTGGAGCTTATTAGCTTAAATTAACTAAATTTAATGGAATTTACAATATAATTTTTAGCAAAATAAGGAGAAAGAATGCGAGAGAGAAAAAGAGTTTTAGTAAAATTCTCAGGAGAAGCTTTAGCTGGTGAAAATGGCTTTGGTATAGAAAATTCTATTTTAAAATTTATAGCTTCAGAGATTAAAGAACTGATAAAAAATCAAATAGAAGTGGGCATAGTAATAGGAGGTGGAAATATTATTCGCGGAGTGAGTGCGGCTAAGGGTGGTTTGATAAAAAGGACTAGTGGTGATCATATGGGAATGCTTGCTACAGTTATTAATGCTATTGCTATTCAAGAAGCTTTAGAAAGTTATGGGCTTGAAGTAAGAGTACAAAGTGCTATTCAAATGGAAGCATTTTGTGAAACTTATATTATGAGAAGGGCGCAAAGGCATTTAGAAAAAGGTCGTGTTGTGGTTTTTGCAGCAGGAACTGGAAATCCTTACTTTACTACAGATACAACTGCTATTTTAAGGGCAGTAGAAATAGATGCAGATATGGTGATTAAAGCTACAAAGGTTAATGGGGTATATGATAAAGATCCTAATCAATTTGATGATGCAGTATTTTTAAACACTTTAAGTTATGATCAAGCTATGCAAGATAATATTAAAGTAATGGATGATACGGCTATAGCTTTGGCTAAAGACAATAAACTTCCTATAGTCGTTTGCAATATGTTTAA from Campylobacter hepaticus includes:
- the pyrH gene encoding UMP kinase, yielding MRERKRVLVKFSGEALAGENGFGIENSILKFIASEIKELIKNQIEVGIVIGGGNIIRGVSAAKGGLIKRTSGDHMGMLATVINAIAIQEALESYGLEVRVQSAIQMEAFCETYIMRRAQRHLEKGRVVVFAAGTGNPYFTTDTTAILRAVEIDADMVIKATKVNGVYDKDPNQFDDAVFLNTLSYDQAMQDNIKVMDDTAIALAKDNKLPIVVCNMFKEGNLLKIIQGDTSLCSIVKNN
- a CDS encoding murein hydrolase activator EnvC family protein gives rise to the protein MRKVFFIFFYFFLLIDLDANAINEKTKTLEENKRIQEQLNKKLEDLANDILNGEKDLKDLSSQIESLNFQTSKLEANVKTQNQELNTLASQNQDLLKSKSNMEGKLIALMAKDFVYDLPIPQGYIESEESFMAFEILEILNKILNEEIFKISKDYEGVSKLIDDKQAQIKKINDSLKNYHTQLAKLHNLKQKQLSQINKQKTDRAIYAKKLEDLQAQQEELRQTLNELKIINDEKNKNSNKQDIKIAKNNTQIRQLGSSYQGSSVKRYTGKKTIAPLDSFVVKQKFGNYVDPVYNIKIFNENVVLRSNKSDAIVKNVLDGKIVFAKDTSMLARVVIVEHDNGIHTIYAHLNKIAPNIKVGKNIKKGAVVGRIKNDLTFEVTQKNFHINPLELISLN